A genome region from Jeongeupia sp. HS-3 includes the following:
- the ubiA gene encoding 4-hydroxybenzoate octaprenyltransferase, translating into MNPDSKLSLYLRLSRLDKPIGILLLMWPTLWGLWFAGAGRPDWTIVAIFVVGTVLMRSSGCVINDYADRDFDKHVTRTKNRPLTSGKVSGKEALLLAAGMTLAALLIALPLNRLALLLAIPAAFLAGSYPYTKRFFAVPQAYLGVAFGFGIPMAYAALTGAVPAAAWWLLLANVFWAVAYDTAYAMCDRPDDLKIGIKTSAITFGRFDVAIVMACHFAFLAIMLAVGLDAGRGRWYFAGLLAATLLVLFDQYPRIRQREPQACFVAFLANNRIGAAIFAGLVLDYALA; encoded by the coding sequence ATGAATCCAGACAGCAAACTCTCGCTCTACCTGCGCCTCTCCCGGCTCGATAAACCGATCGGTATCCTGCTGCTGATGTGGCCCACCTTGTGGGGGCTGTGGTTCGCCGGCGCCGGTCGGCCCGACTGGACCATCGTGGCGATTTTCGTCGTCGGCACGGTGCTGATGCGATCAAGCGGTTGCGTGATCAATGACTACGCCGACCGCGATTTCGACAAGCACGTCACCCGCACCAAAAACCGGCCGCTCACCAGCGGCAAGGTCAGCGGCAAGGAGGCCTTGCTGCTCGCCGCCGGAATGACGCTGGCAGCGCTGCTGATCGCGCTGCCACTGAACCGGCTGGCGCTGCTGCTGGCGATACCGGCTGCGTTTCTGGCCGGCAGTTATCCGTACACCAAGCGTTTCTTCGCCGTACCGCAAGCCTATCTGGGCGTGGCCTTCGGCTTCGGCATCCCGATGGCGTACGCAGCGCTGACCGGTGCGGTGCCGGCCGCGGCATGGTGGCTGTTGCTCGCCAATGTGTTCTGGGCCGTGGCCTACGATACCGCCTACGCGATGTGCGATCGGCCCGACGACCTGAAGATCGGCATCAAGACCTCGGCGATCACCTTCGGCCGCTTCGACGTCGCCATCGTCATGGCCTGCCACTTCGCGTTTCTGGCGATCATGCTCGCCGTCGGGCTCGATGCCGGTCGTGGCCGCTGGTACTTCGCCGGGCTGTTGGCCGCAACGCTGCTGGTCCTGTTCGACCAGTACCCGCGCATCCGCCAGCGCGAACCGCAAGCGTGCTTTGTCGCCTTTCTCGCCAATAACCGCATCGGCGCGGCAATCTTCGCCGGGCTGGTGCTCGACTACGCGCTCGCTTGA
- a CDS encoding sensor domain-containing diguanylate cyclase, producing MLNQLKQRIRTQPLKVGCLLFALLSLFWLPTAWWMSGLVVNAEAERFLVLLQARRVAELDRVSRNLGSRLEYLKGSPEIVANTLEIRRALAAPDAGLIGDANRYLNIFASNSLADKLWVLDTGGRILMANDAGERGSLLGAQLPARFYFSEAINGRRAMQFSYGMRTGIPGFYFSAPVLSGKKVIGVVVLKVEVGTLDKVIDTPDLLLSDADGVIVLARDPEQRLRTLPKAKAATFTPQQLKYLYDRPVLAPMSLTPTEKPIPPGLFHLDGSATPYLLLTRDDPQMNGLRVHILMAIRSFENLPERLLFYFWLIGGCGLALAALALMVALYLLRTRLLSRQLALANRELRQQAETDFLTGCANRRKFDRVLVGELARSQRYGNPLTLALIDIDHFKRINDDHGHPAGDAALVHLVDTVKAGIREADLFGRVGGEEFGLLLPQTPASGAALLLDRLRQHIEQRALQTDGGAVAFTISIGYAVARAGDDADSLRARADAALYVAKQGGRNRVCMEHE from the coding sequence ATGCTGAACCAGTTGAAACAGCGCATCCGCACCCAGCCGCTGAAGGTGGGCTGTTTGTTGTTCGCGCTGCTTTCGCTGTTCTGGCTGCCCACCGCCTGGTGGATGAGCGGGCTGGTGGTGAATGCCGAGGCCGAACGCTTTCTGGTATTGCTGCAGGCCCGGCGCGTGGCCGAACTGGATCGGGTGAGCCGCAACCTCGGGAGCCGTCTTGAGTACCTCAAGGGCTCGCCGGAGATCGTCGCCAATACGCTGGAGATACGCCGCGCGCTGGCAGCTCCCGATGCCGGTTTGATCGGCGACGCAAACCGTTATCTGAATATTTTTGCCAGCAACTCGCTCGCCGACAAACTCTGGGTGCTGGATACCGGCGGGCGCATCCTGATGGCGAACGATGCCGGCGAGCGTGGTTCCTTGCTGGGGGCACAACTGCCGGCACGGTTTTATTTTTCCGAAGCGATCAACGGCCGGCGCGCCATGCAGTTCAGTTACGGCATGCGCACAGGCATTCCCGGGTTTTATTTCTCCGCGCCGGTTCTCTCCGGTAAAAAAGTGATCGGCGTTGTGGTGCTCAAGGTGGAAGTCGGCACGCTGGACAAGGTCATTGATACCCCGGACCTGCTGTTGTCCGACGCCGATGGCGTGATCGTCCTGGCACGTGATCCCGAGCAACGCTTGCGCACCTTGCCGAAGGCGAAAGCCGCCACCTTTACGCCGCAGCAGCTGAAGTACCTGTACGACCGCCCGGTGCTGGCGCCGATGTCGCTGACGCCGACCGAAAAACCGATCCCCCCGGGGCTGTTTCATCTCGATGGCAGCGCAACACCATATTTATTGCTGACTCGCGACGATCCGCAGATGAACGGCCTGCGCGTGCATATCCTGATGGCGATCCGTTCGTTTGAAAATCTGCCCGAGCGACTGCTTTTTTACTTCTGGTTGATCGGCGGCTGCGGTCTGGCGCTGGCGGCGCTGGCGCTGATGGTGGCGCTTTATCTGCTGCGAACCCGCTTGCTGAGCCGGCAGCTGGCCTTGGCCAATCGCGAATTGCGCCAGCAGGCCGAGACCGATTTCCTCACTGGTTGCGCCAACCGGCGCAAATTCGATCGGGTGCTGGTTGGCGAGCTGGCGCGCAGCCAGCGCTATGGCAATCCGCTGACGCTGGCGTTGATCGATATCGACCATTTCAAGCGCATCAACGACGATCACGGCCACCCGGCCGGGGATGCGGCGCTGGTACATCTGGTCGACACGGTGAAGGCCGGCATCCGCGAGGCCGACCTGTTCGGCCGGGTCGGCGGTGAGGAGTTCGGGCTGCTGTTGCCGCAGACGCCCGCCAGCGGTGCAGCACTGCTGCTCGACCGCTTGCGTCAGCACATCGAACAGCGCGCGCTGCAAACCGACGGCGGCGCCGTCGCGTTCACGATCAGCATCGGCTACGCTGTTGCGAGAGCCGGGGACGACGCTGACAGTCTGCGTGCGCGCGCCGATGCGGCGCTGTATGTCGCCAAGCAGGGCGGTCGAAACCGGGTATGTATGGAGCACGAATGA
- a CDS encoding ABC transporter substrate-binding protein has protein sequence MKLLPLLLCLPFAASAYAADDDVIRLGNLKFAHYGAVSYIKEIAPKCGIKVQERMFAKGLDIMPAIIAGEIDVAASAADAAIAGRAGGVPVYAVAGFAKGGARIVVQPGSPIKSMADFKGKKVGVARGGAQELLLLAELAKVNLTWSEKPGKDVLIVYLPFADLNQALMQKQIDAMGQSEPQASQAINKGFGVELLKPYDTPMGEPIRTLVMTEKLYSSNRPLAEKFMRCFVQATKAFMDDPKLAENYVRNNMFKGQITADDYQDAIANSPFYYNLSTEHMQITTDFMAKYGVGKMVKPPVAKEWVKLDLLDQAKVALKVK, from the coding sequence ATGAAACTGCTTCCCCTGCTGCTGTGCCTGCCGTTTGCCGCATCCGCCTACGCCGCCGATGACGACGTGATCCGCCTCGGCAACCTCAAGTTCGCCCATTACGGCGCGGTCTCGTACATCAAGGAAATCGCGCCCAAGTGCGGCATCAAGGTGCAGGAACGGATGTTCGCCAAGGGGCTCGACATCATGCCGGCGATCATCGCCGGTGAAATCGACGTTGCCGCTAGCGCCGCCGACGCGGCGATTGCCGGTCGTGCCGGCGGCGTCCCGGTGTACGCGGTGGCCGGCTTCGCCAAGGGCGGCGCGCGCATCGTGGTGCAGCCGGGCTCGCCGATCAAGAGCATGGCCGATTTCAAGGGCAAGAAGGTCGGCGTCGCCCGTGGTGGCGCGCAGGAGCTGCTGTTGCTGGCCGAGCTCGCCAAGGTCAACCTGACGTGGTCGGAGAAGCCGGGCAAGGATGTCTTGATCGTTTACCTGCCATTCGCCGACCTGAACCAGGCGCTGATGCAAAAGCAGATCGACGCGATGGGGCAATCCGAGCCGCAGGCGTCGCAGGCGATCAACAAGGGTTTCGGCGTCGAGCTGCTCAAGCCCTACGACACGCCGATGGGCGAGCCGATCCGCACGCTGGTGATGACCGAGAAGCTGTACAGCAGCAACCGGCCGCTGGCGGAGAAGTTCATGCGCTGTTTCGTCCAGGCCACCAAGGCCTTTATGGATGATCCGAAGCTGGCCGAAAACTACGTGCGCAACAATATGTTCAAGGGCCAGATCACCGCCGACGACTACCAGGACGCGATCGCCAATTCGCCGTTCTATTACAACCTCAGCACCGAGCACATGCAGATCACCACCGATTTCATGGCCAAGTATGGCGTCGGCAAGATGGTCAAGCCACCGGTTGCCAAGGAGTGGGTCAAGCTCGATCTGCTCGATCAGGCCAAAGTCGCGCTGAAAGTGAAGTAA
- a CDS encoding CHASE2 domain-containing protein translates to MKQISRYAYLILLVAVALLIGADYRWALFERIDAVAGDALTRASVTQRTPSPDIVLVNIDQKSLELLNAEAGSWPWPRAIHAELITAIAAQQPKAIIFDLLFNEMDTFRADSDALLRDTIASTPNVYVPTVLLGDGSGARLADLPASLGLIKTSAAQADARAPLLLPLILDPASWRGGLINFNHDGDGIGRHYLRYAERDGWRVPSLPAALARDFHWPAPPEARMRLNWTPRHATVSYADVYLDAGREKPQRPANEFTGKIVLIGTAAPGLMDLRPTPLSKTWPGVEILATAIDNLQHGDWLREPPRPWFAALAIAIAALLAIGFALGVNSLWLGAAMALVSLGGIAAMWAGLLRLYFLPLAMPLIWGWVYYWLAALTAYMKERARREATVRLFGRFLDPRVVGQLVAGGALNSAPAAREVTVLFSDIRGFTALSETRPPEEIVALINRYFSRQVAVIFRHGGTLDKFIGDAIMAFWGAPVDDADHARHAVAAALEMSRELELFRAELALAHIDFDIGIGIHTGRAVVGFIGADDRLDYTVIGDMVNLASRIEGQTKGIARILVSQATVEACGNVFQFIDRGLHNVKGRAEAVQLYEPKEER, encoded by the coding sequence ATGAAACAGATCAGCCGTTACGCCTACCTCATCCTGCTTGTCGCCGTCGCGCTGCTGATCGGTGCCGATTATCGCTGGGCGCTATTCGAGCGTATCGATGCGGTGGCCGGCGATGCGCTGACGCGGGCGAGCGTCACCCAACGCACGCCATCGCCCGACATCGTGCTGGTTAATATCGATCAGAAAAGCCTCGAATTGCTGAACGCCGAAGCCGGCAGCTGGCCATGGCCACGGGCGATTCACGCCGAGCTGATCACCGCGATCGCGGCACAACAGCCGAAAGCGATTATTTTCGATCTGCTGTTCAACGAGATGGATACCTTCCGCGCCGACAGCGATGCGCTGTTGCGCGACACCATTGCCTCCACGCCGAACGTGTATGTGCCGACGGTGCTGCTTGGCGATGGCAGCGGCGCCAGGCTGGCCGACTTGCCGGCATCGCTCGGCCTGATCAAAACCTCGGCCGCCCAGGCCGACGCGCGTGCCCCGCTGCTGCTGCCGCTGATCCTTGATCCGGCAAGCTGGCGTGGCGGGCTGATCAATTTCAATCACGATGGCGACGGCATCGGCCGTCACTACCTGCGCTACGCCGAGCGCGATGGCTGGCGCGTTCCGTCGCTGCCGGCGGCGCTGGCACGCGACTTCCACTGGCCCGCCCCGCCCGAGGCACGCATGCGGCTGAACTGGACCCCGCGCCATGCGACGGTCAGCTACGCCGATGTGTATCTGGATGCCGGGCGCGAAAAGCCCCAGCGCCCCGCAAACGAATTCACCGGCAAGATCGTACTGATCGGCACCGCCGCACCGGGCTTGATGGATCTGCGGCCGACGCCGCTGTCGAAAACCTGGCCCGGCGTCGAGATCCTCGCCACCGCGATCGATAACCTGCAGCACGGCGACTGGCTGCGCGAACCGCCGCGCCCGTGGTTCGCCGCACTGGCCATCGCGATTGCCGCGCTGCTGGCAATCGGCTTTGCACTCGGCGTCAACAGCCTGTGGCTGGGCGCGGCGATGGCGCTGGTTTCGCTTGGCGGCATCGCCGCGATGTGGGCTGGGTTGTTGCGGCTGTATTTCCTGCCGCTGGCGATGCCGCTGATCTGGGGCTGGGTCTACTACTGGCTGGCGGCGCTGACGGCCTATATGAAGGAACGCGCCCGCCGCGAGGCCACGGTCAGACTGTTCGGCCGCTTTCTTGATCCGCGCGTCGTCGGCCAGCTGGTCGCCGGCGGCGCCCTCAACAGCGCGCCGGCCGCGCGCGAGGTGACGGTGCTGTTTTCGGATATTCGCGGCTTTACCGCACTCTCGGAAACGCGGCCGCCCGAAGAGATAGTTGCCTTGATAAACCGTTATTTTTCACGCCAGGTCGCCGTTATCTTCCGTCACGGCGGAACGCTTGATAAATTCATCGGCGACGCGATCATGGCGTTCTGGGGCGCGCCGGTCGACGACGCCGATCATGCCCGCCACGCGGTTGCCGCGGCACTGGAAATGTCGCGTGAACTTGAGCTGTTCCGCGCCGAGCTGGCCCTGGCGCATATCGACTTCGATATCGGCATCGGCATCCACACCGGCCGCGCCGTGGTCGGCTTTATCGGTGCCGACGATCGGCTCGATTACACGGTGATCGGCGATATGGTGAACCTTGCCAGCCGGATCGAGGGTCAAACCAAGGGCATCGCTCGCATTCTGGTCTCGCAGGCCACGGTTGAGGCCTGCGGCAATGTATTTCAATTTATCGATCGCGGCCTGCACAACGTCAAAGGGCGGGCCGAGGCGGTGCAGTTATACGAACCCAAGGAGGAACGATGA
- a CDS encoding sensor domain-containing diguanylate cyclase encodes MFLILGVIWLALAERWSRAIVADEVVVMVRQLAKSKTIELRHVANRYDRRLAMLKAVPRIVAELGDVRSMLIDPASSSQAYSNTDRLLATLAQNVPVDRILIYDRDGEVLLSNDMNDRDHLLGRMIPQGPAFDAALLGGNGVHYSFGSLTGVAGVFFSAPIRYGDMVLGVAMAKVNVDTLNREIVDRDLILVDSYGVVVMASNPDFRLTAFPGGEVERMAPALRERIYRQQSFKPLIFQPVADGLPDNVVTVQGNPIPYLYLPGPAPTDNKLQIHMLLPLPQLTHLDERRGVVFWPMLSAGLLALTLGLLLLIYLVRTRLLNKQIAQANRELRRQADTDFLTGVANRRKFERRLANELVRARRYDQNLTVAMIDIDFFKRVNDVHGHQAGDAALIYLADTVTLAIRETDLFGRLGGEEFGLLLPQTDASAALLLLERLRATIAAGSFVYDAATIALTVSIGYAGADPHESAEALLGRADEALYAAKQGGRNRVCAANDKVDDAC; translated from the coding sequence TTGTTTTTGATTCTGGGTGTTATCTGGCTCGCGCTCGCCGAGCGGTGGAGTCGCGCCATCGTGGCCGACGAAGTCGTGGTGATGGTGCGGCAGCTGGCCAAGAGCAAAACGATCGAGCTGCGGCACGTGGCGAACCGCTACGACCGCCGCCTGGCAATGCTCAAGGCGGTGCCGCGTATTGTTGCCGAATTGGGCGATGTGCGCAGCATGCTGATCGACCCTGCGTCATCGTCGCAGGCCTACAGCAACACCGACCGGCTGCTGGCGACGCTGGCGCAGAATGTTCCGGTCGACCGGATTCTGATCTACGACCGCGATGGCGAGGTGCTGCTCTCGAACGATATGAATGACCGGGACCATCTGCTTGGCAGGATGATTCCGCAGGGTCCGGCTTTCGACGCGGCCTTGCTGGGTGGCAACGGCGTCCATTACAGCTTCGGCTCGCTGACCGGCGTGGCCGGGGTGTTTTTTTCTGCACCAATCCGCTACGGCGACATGGTGCTCGGCGTGGCCATGGCCAAGGTGAATGTCGATACGCTGAACCGGGAAATCGTCGATCGCGATCTGATCCTGGTCGATTCCTATGGTGTCGTGGTGATGGCCAGCAACCCGGATTTCCGCCTGACCGCGTTCCCGGGCGGCGAGGTCGAACGGATGGCGCCGGCGCTGCGTGAGCGGATCTATCGGCAGCAATCATTCAAACCGCTGATTTTCCAGCCGGTCGCCGATGGCCTGCCCGACAATGTGGTCACGGTGCAGGGGAACCCGATCCCTTACCTTTATCTGCCGGGGCCAGCGCCGACGGATAACAAACTGCAGATCCACATGCTGTTGCCGCTGCCGCAACTGACGCACCTGGACGAGCGCAGGGGCGTGGTGTTCTGGCCCATGCTCAGCGCCGGCTTGCTGGCGCTGACGCTGGGGCTGCTGCTGCTGATCTATCTGGTGCGTACCCGCTTGCTCAATAAGCAGATCGCGCAGGCCAACCGCGAACTGCGCCGCCAGGCCGACACCGACTTCCTCACCGGCGTGGCCAATCGTCGCAAGTTCGAGCGTCGGCTGGCCAATGAGTTGGTGCGCGCGCGGCGTTACGATCAAAACCTGACCGTGGCGATGATCGACATCGACTTCTTCAAGCGCGTCAACGATGTCCACGGCCATCAGGCCGGTGATGCCGCACTGATTTATCTGGCGGATACGGTGACACTGGCGATCCGCGAAACCGATCTGTTTGGCCGGCTCGGTGGCGAAGAATTCGGCCTCTTGCTGCCGCAGACCGATGCATCGGCTGCCTTGCTGCTGCTGGAGCGCTTGCGAGCAACGATTGCAGCCGGCTCGTTTGTTTACGATGCCGCGACGATCGCGCTGACGGTCAGCATCGGTTACGCCGGCGCCGATCCGCACGAGAGCGCCGAGGCGTTGCTGGGGCGCGCCGATGAGGCCTTGTATGCGGCCAAGCAGGGTGGGCGTAACCGGGTCTGTGCGGCAAATGACAAGGTTGACGACGCATGCTGA
- a CDS encoding sensor domain-containing diguanylate cyclase translates to MLKRGHPQRPFAVAAAILILLLLAWLPVAWWLSTVAVRTEARNSVDDIRARRMEMLRLQTASFAEHWRSLRNAPEIVANTPVVLRALAMPAQTHVNEANQYLGMLAERAAGDAIWVTDPQGRVVLASDASAPGSLFGRTLKDHDFFLKTLDDRGGLTFGYGMYTDQPGFYFSAPIRVGDFIVGVATVKARLDALDARFGDPFLLISDHLGVIVVSKARELLWHTLPGAGIDKVSPSARAVRYGSTPLRPAELSPANSPLLPAGLYRKGKDDRSYLFLSQSDASLDRLTMHMLVPLPELNRLPAQQRLYFGLIGGSGALLLALAVVLSTYLRHVKRLGRQIASANRELQRQADSDFLTGCANRRKFERVLGVELARSHRYGNPLTVAIIDIDFFKRINDSYGHPVGDAGLVHLVETISATIRDVDLLGRTGGEEFALMLPQTAVAGAEQLLERLRAMFEQGHFTADGKEVRFTVSIGYTMASGSDDVESLLKRADEALYAAKQGGRNRICLAAAPAVTQASA, encoded by the coding sequence ATGTTGAAGCGCGGTCATCCGCAGCGCCCTTTCGCTGTGGCTGCGGCCATCCTGATCCTGCTGCTGCTGGCGTGGCTGCCGGTGGCGTGGTGGCTGAGCACCGTGGCGGTGCGTACCGAAGCCAGAAACAGCGTCGACGACATCCGGGCTCGCCGGATGGAGATGCTGAGGCTGCAGACGGCGAGCTTTGCCGAGCACTGGCGTTCGCTGAGGAACGCGCCGGAGATCGTCGCTAACACGCCGGTCGTCCTCCGGGCGCTGGCGATGCCGGCTCAGACTCACGTCAACGAGGCCAACCAATACCTCGGCATGCTGGCCGAACGGGCCGCGGGCGACGCGATCTGGGTGACCGACCCCCAAGGCCGGGTTGTGCTGGCCAGCGATGCGTCAGCACCGGGTAGCTTGTTCGGGAGAACGCTGAAGGATCATGATTTCTTCCTGAAGACGCTTGACGATCGCGGCGGTCTCACCTTCGGTTATGGCATGTACACCGACCAGCCCGGATTCTATTTTTCGGCGCCGATCCGGGTCGGCGACTTCATCGTCGGCGTCGCCACCGTCAAGGCGCGTCTCGATGCGCTGGATGCGCGCTTTGGCGATCCGTTCCTGCTGATCTCGGATCATCTCGGCGTGATCGTCGTGAGCAAGGCGCGCGAGTTGCTCTGGCACACGCTGCCCGGGGCAGGCATCGACAAGGTGAGCCCGTCCGCCCGGGCGGTACGCTACGGGTCGACGCCGCTGCGGCCCGCCGAGCTGTCGCCGGCCAATTCGCCGCTGCTGCCTGCAGGCCTGTATCGCAAAGGGAAAGACGATCGGTCTTACCTGTTCCTGAGCCAGTCTGATGCCAGTCTTGATCGGCTCACCATGCACATGCTGGTGCCCTTGCCCGAGCTGAACCGCTTGCCCGCACAGCAGCGGCTCTATTTCGGGCTGATCGGCGGCAGTGGTGCACTGCTGCTGGCGCTCGCCGTCGTGCTGTCGACCTATTTGCGCCACGTGAAGCGGCTGGGGCGGCAGATCGCAAGCGCCAACCGCGAGCTGCAGCGTCAGGCCGATAGCGACTTTCTCACCGGCTGCGCCAACCGGCGCAAGTTCGAGCGGGTGCTCGGCGTCGAGCTGGCTCGCAGCCACCGCTACGGCAACCCGCTGACCGTCGCGATCATCGACATCGACTTCTTCAAGCGCATCAACGACAGCTATGGCCATCCGGTCGGCGATGCCGGGCTCGTACATCTGGTCGAGACCATCTCGGCGACGATCCGCGATGTCGATCTGCTCGGGCGGACCGGCGGCGAGGAGTTCGCGCTGATGCTGCCGCAAACGGCGGTGGCCGGTGCCGAACAGTTGCTCGAGCGGCTGCGGGCGATGTTCGAGCAGGGCCACTTCACCGCCGACGGCAAGGAAGTCCGCTTCACAGTCAGCATTGGCTACACGATGGCGAGTGGGAGCGATGACGTCGAGTCGCTGCTCAAGCGCGCCGACGAGGCCTTGTACGCGGCCAAGCAGGGCGGGCGCAACCGGATCTGTCTGGCCGCGGCACCGGCCGTGACTCAAGCGAGCGCGTAG
- a CDS encoding AzlC family ABC transporter permease: protein MNSVPHAASRVDGFLAGSRDTLAMVVGIVPFGLIFGTLAGPAGLSPWATLAMSLFVYAGSAQFIAVTLLAAGASLPVIVATTLIVNLRHALYSATLLPYVSDMPRRWRALLAFLLTDEAFAVLYNRFSSAKGGVDRRRYYLGAALTLYAAWVGSTGIGVVLGNVIPGIQHWGLEFAMVASFVGIVVPQLKNSAQIGVALTAGVVALLAHGLPYQLGLMVAALVAVAVGVALEGKGAKA, encoded by the coding sequence ATGAATTCAGTTCCTCATGCAGCCAGCCGCGTCGACGGTTTCCTGGCCGGTAGCCGCGACACCCTGGCCATGGTCGTCGGCATCGTCCCCTTCGGCTTGATTTTCGGCACGCTCGCCGGCCCGGCCGGCTTATCGCCGTGGGCGACGCTGGCGATGTCGCTATTTGTTTACGCCGGCTCGGCGCAGTTCATCGCCGTGACCCTGCTCGCCGCCGGCGCCAGCCTGCCGGTGATTGTCGCGACGACGCTGATCGTCAATCTGCGCCACGCCCTCTACAGCGCGACCCTGCTGCCGTATGTGAGCGACATGCCCAGGCGCTGGCGTGCGCTGCTGGCCTTCCTGCTCACCGACGAAGCCTTTGCCGTGCTCTACAACCGCTTCAGCAGCGCCAAGGGCGGGGTCGATCGCCGCCGCTATTATCTTGGCGCCGCGTTGACGCTGTATGCGGCATGGGTCGGGTCGACCGGTATCGGCGTGGTGCTTGGCAATGTGATTCCGGGCATCCAGCACTGGGGACTGGAATTCGCGATGGTCGCCAGCTTTGTCGGCATCGTCGTGCCGCAGCTGAAAAACAGCGCACAGATCGGCGTGGCGCTGACCGCCGGCGTGGTCGCGCTGCTGGCGCACGGCCTGCCTTACCAGCTCGGACTGATGGTCGCGGCGCTGGTCGCGGTGGCCGTCGGCGTCGCGCTCGAAGGCAAGGGAGCCAAGGCATGA
- a CDS encoding YebC/PmpR family DNA-binding transcriptional regulator yields MAGHSKWANIQHRKGRQDAKRGQVFTRLIKEITVAAKMGGGDPAMNPRLRLAMDKAKGESMPKDNIESAIKRGTGTLEGVDYVETRYEGYGIAGAAVMVDCLTDNKTRTVADVRHAFSKYGGNMGTDGCVSFQFKHCGYLIYAPGTDEDALMEAALEAGAEDVITNDDGSIEVITPPYEFIGIKETLEAAGFKAEVSDVSMKPLSDTELTSEEIIKMQKLIDALESLDDVQEVYTTALMDEEE; encoded by the coding sequence ATGGCCGGCCATAGCAAGTGGGCGAATATTCAGCACCGTAAAGGCCGTCAGGACGCCAAGCGCGGCCAGGTCTTCACCCGGTTGATCAAGGAAATCACCGTCGCGGCCAAAATGGGCGGCGGCGACCCGGCCATGAACCCGCGCCTGCGTCTGGCGATGGACAAGGCCAAGGGCGAATCGATGCCCAAGGACAATATCGAGAGCGCGATCAAGCGCGGCACCGGCACGCTCGAAGGCGTCGACTATGTTGAAACGCGTTACGAAGGCTACGGCATCGCCGGCGCCGCGGTGATGGTCGACTGCCTCACCGACAACAAGACCCGTACCGTCGCCGACGTGCGCCACGCCTTCAGCAAATACGGCGGCAATATGGGCACCGACGGCTGCGTGAGCTTTCAGTTCAAGCACTGCGGCTATCTGATCTACGCCCCGGGCACCGATGAAGACGCGCTGATGGAAGCCGCACTCGAAGCCGGCGCCGAAGACGTCATCACCAACGACGACGGCTCGATCGAAGTGATCACCCCGCCGTACGAATTCATCGGCATCAAGGAAACGCTGGAAGCCGCCGGCTTCAAGGCCGAAGTCAGCGATGTATCGATGAAGCCGCTGTCGGATACCGAACTGACCAGCGAAGAAATCATCAAGATGCAAAAACTGATCGACGCGCTGGAAAGCCTTGACGACGTGCAGGAGGTGTACACCACCGCACTGATGGACGAAGAAGAATAG
- a CDS encoding chorismate lyase has protein sequence MPRSASWHTPLCSSPRALRPWLTERGSLTARLIAHFPDFSVRVCVQTSSRAHADEQRPIALARRTTRAEAREVLLLSGETPLVFAHSVLQPAALRGGFRPIGRLGNASLGSFLFATPTIRRSPLAWRQIDARHPLWRKAAQHVADLPARLWARRSLFFAGHDRLLVTEVFLPPAFSAPAAPTARQYPDR, from the coding sequence ATGCCCCGCTCCGCCTCCTGGCATACGCCGCTCTGCTCATCGCCCCGCGCCCTGCGCCCGTGGCTGACCGAGCGCGGCTCGCTCACCGCCCGACTGATCGCCCACTTCCCGGACTTCTCGGTTCGGGTCTGCGTGCAGACCTCGAGCCGCGCCCACGCCGACGAACAACGCCCGATCGCGCTGGCGCGCCGAACCACGCGGGCCGAAGCGCGCGAGGTGCTGTTGCTGAGCGGCGAAACGCCCTTGGTGTTTGCGCACAGCGTGCTGCAGCCCGCGGCGTTGCGCGGCGGCTTCCGGCCCATTGGCCGGCTCGGCAATGCTTCGCTCGGCTCGTTTCTGTTCGCAACGCCGACGATACGTCGTTCGCCGCTGGCATGGCGGCAGATTGACGCCCGCCATCCGCTCTGGCGCAAGGCGGCGCAGCACGTCGCCGACTTGCCCGCGCGGCTGTGGGCACGGCGCTCGCTGTTCTTCGCCGGTCATGATCGTCTGCTCGTGACCGAAGTTTTCCTGCCGCCGGCGTTTTCAGCGCCCGCCGCCCCAACCGCCCGGCAATACCCAGACCGATGA
- a CDS encoding AzlD domain-containing protein, whose translation MSAVILLVGMAVVTYALRACFWFGAGDGLPAWLKRALHYVPVAVLTAIIVPTVLLRDGAFHIDIHNAQLAGSLATGLIVWRFNHLLAGIGGGLLVFVLWRLFSVAVFGTP comes from the coding sequence ATGAGCGCGGTGATCTTGCTGGTCGGCATGGCCGTGGTCACCTACGCGCTGCGCGCCTGTTTCTGGTTCGGTGCCGGCGACGGCCTGCCGGCCTGGCTCAAGCGGGCGCTGCATTACGTGCCGGTGGCGGTGCTGACGGCGATCATCGTGCCGACGGTGCTGCTCAGGGACGGCGCTTTCCATATCGACATCCATAACGCCCAGCTGGCGGGTTCGCTGGCGACCGGGCTAATCGTCTGGCGTTTCAATCATCTGCTCGCCGGCATCGGCGGCGGCTTGCTGGTGTTCGTGCTGTGGCGGCTGTTCAGCGTGGCGGTTTTCGGCACGCCCTGA